The Hyalangium ruber genome has a window encoding:
- a CDS encoding serine/threonine-protein kinase: MATPTRTSAVSKFLSNHLRRDAQARETSVAGYMAGLAAACLVAVGALGPYIGWGLTRSLLGLVAVLCLYYTVLWRALRAGWFHPAIHWLNVAIEVSIPSVVLAFDLRFQGPTYALTAPTLVIWGTLVVLAALRTNPKLALMAGALAGGEYLALYFLFVRPLLPEQPLLTLTPPFIIMRSVFLLSSGVATAILARHFMRKTAQALAALREQEVMGKYMLHERIGVGGMAEVFRATYSPEGGFEKQVALKRVLPGFADDIEFVTLFRREAELCSMLHHPNIIQVFDLGRHGNTYFLAMEYVDGLPLSSLLRGLGWQGLPLSAATFLGAELASALDYLHRRTTATGEPLHLVHRDMNPPNVLVSRIGEVKLSDFGIARSASRAQLTMAGNVRGKLGYMAPEQAMAQSIDGRTDLFALGLTLHEALTGRRVLTGENEAQLLMAAVEQPIPPPSHLRPEIPPELDAVVMRLLERDVNKRTPTGAEARAQLLALTGAVAPFPQGQLELTRAAQQALTRVRPSSERVSGAHPLTDDPTQLEARSG; the protein is encoded by the coding sequence ATGGCCACGCCCACGCGCACCTCCGCTGTCTCCAAGTTCCTCTCCAATCACCTGCGTCGGGATGCCCAGGCCCGAGAGACTTCCGTCGCCGGCTACATGGCGGGGCTGGCCGCCGCGTGTCTGGTGGCCGTGGGCGCGCTGGGGCCGTACATCGGCTGGGGGCTGACGCGCTCGCTGCTCGGGCTGGTGGCGGTGCTGTGCCTCTACTACACGGTGCTCTGGCGGGCCCTGCGCGCCGGCTGGTTCCACCCCGCCATCCACTGGCTCAACGTGGCCATCGAGGTGAGCATCCCCTCGGTGGTGCTGGCCTTCGACTTGCGCTTCCAGGGGCCCACCTACGCGCTCACCGCGCCCACGCTCGTCATCTGGGGCACGCTGGTGGTGCTGGCGGCGCTGCGCACCAACCCGAAGCTGGCGCTCATGGCGGGAGCGCTGGCCGGCGGTGAGTACCTGGCGCTCTACTTCCTCTTCGTCCGGCCGCTGCTGCCCGAGCAGCCGCTGCTCACCCTCACCCCGCCCTTCATCATCATGCGCTCGGTGTTCCTGCTGAGCTCCGGGGTGGCCACCGCCATCCTCGCCCGGCACTTCATGCGCAAGACGGCCCAGGCGCTGGCGGCGTTGCGTGAGCAGGAAGTCATGGGCAAGTACATGCTGCACGAGCGCATCGGCGTGGGCGGCATGGCCGAGGTGTTCCGCGCCACCTACAGCCCCGAGGGCGGCTTCGAGAAGCAGGTGGCCCTCAAGCGCGTGCTGCCCGGCTTCGCCGATGACATCGAATTCGTCACCCTGTTCCGCCGCGAGGCGGAGCTGTGCTCCATGCTGCACCACCCCAACATCATCCAGGTGTTCGACCTGGGGCGGCACGGCAACACGTACTTCCTGGCCATGGAGTACGTGGACGGACTGCCGCTGAGCTCACTGCTGCGCGGGCTGGGCTGGCAGGGGCTGCCGCTGAGCGCCGCCACCTTCCTGGGGGCGGAGCTGGCCTCGGCGCTGGACTACCTGCACCGGCGCACCACCGCCACCGGCGAGCCGCTGCACCTGGTCCACCGGGACATGAACCCGCCCAACGTGCTGGTGTCCCGCATTGGCGAGGTGAAGCTGTCGGACTTCGGCATCGCCCGCAGCGCCTCGCGCGCGCAGCTCACCATGGCCGGCAACGTGCGCGGCAAGCTGGGGTACATGGCCCCCGAGCAGGCCATGGCCCAGTCGATTGATGGGCGCACGGACCTGTTCGCCCTGGGACTCACCCTGCACGAGGCCCTCACCGGCCGGCGCGTGCTGACGGGCGAGAACGAGGCGCAGCTGCTGATGGCCGCCGTGGAGCAGCCGATACCGCCGCCCTCGCACCTGCGCCCGGAGATACCGCCCGAGTTGGACGCGGTGGTGATGCGGCTGCTGGAGCGCGATGTGAACAAGCGCACCCCCACCGGCGCCGAGGCGCGCGCGCAGCTGCTGGCCCTCACCGGAGCGGTGGCGCCCTTTCCCCAGGGGCAGCTGGAGCTGACCCGCGCCGCGCAGCAGGCCCTGACCCGCGTGCGCCCGAGCTCGGAGCGGGTGTCCGGTGCGCACCCCCTCACGGACGACCCCACGCAGCTCGAAGCCCGCTCGGGGTGA
- a CDS encoding ATP-grasp domain-containing protein, whose product MDVAVVTYAGLPQLDAYDAPLLPALAAQGLEARICLWDDPAIDWSVPKVVLIRTTWDSHLRREAFVAWASKVGRLTRLYNPPEVLRWNTHKSYLRELEAKGVPCTPTVWVPRGGTVSLETVARERGWEALVLKPVVSAGALKTYRFARAELPQAQARLEALAAESEVMVQPYLTAFETEGERAYLFFDGAFSHSVRRPPGLADSPRAFAKPHLLEPLPEELQLCEQVLSSVGQPLLYARVDVATDNEGRTRLQELEATEPSLFLSLDPAAATRLAEAIRRKL is encoded by the coding sequence ATGGATGTCGCCGTCGTCACCTACGCGGGCCTGCCCCAGCTCGATGCCTATGATGCGCCGCTGCTGCCCGCCCTGGCGGCGCAGGGACTGGAGGCGCGCATCTGCCTCTGGGACGACCCGGCCATCGACTGGAGCGTGCCCAAGGTGGTGTTGATCCGCACCACCTGGGACAGCCACCTGCGGCGCGAGGCCTTCGTGGCCTGGGCCTCGAAGGTTGGCCGCCTCACCCGGCTCTACAACCCGCCCGAGGTGCTGCGCTGGAACACGCACAAGTCGTACCTGCGCGAGCTGGAGGCCAAGGGCGTCCCCTGCACCCCCACCGTCTGGGTCCCCCGGGGCGGCACGGTGTCGCTGGAAACGGTGGCCCGCGAGCGCGGCTGGGAGGCGCTGGTGCTCAAGCCGGTGGTGTCCGCCGGTGCGCTGAAGACGTACCGCTTCGCCCGCGCCGAGTTGCCCCAGGCCCAGGCCCGGCTGGAGGCCCTGGCCGCCGAGAGCGAGGTGATGGTGCAGCCCTACCTCACCGCCTTCGAGACGGAGGGCGAGCGCGCCTACCTCTTCTTCGACGGGGCCTTCAGCCACTCGGTGCGCCGGCCCCCGGGCCTGGCGGACTCCCCGCGCGCCTTCGCCAAACCCCACCTCCTCGAGCCCCTCCCCGAGGAGCTCCAACTGTGCGAGCAGGTACTCTCCTCCGTGGGCCAGCCCCTGCTCTATGCCCGGGTGGACGTCGCCACGGACAACGAGGGCCGCACCCGCCTGCAAGAGCTGGAGGCGACCGAGCCCAGCCTCTTCCTCAGCCTCGACCCGGCGGCCGCGACGCGGCTGGCCGAGGCCATCCGGCGCAAGCTGTAG
- a CDS encoding FHA domain-containing protein, giving the protein MARSLLLSLLVRQSMALKERFRARYPHPWLVWEAGAWNVPETEQRQNVAATQFPAPDLRDCLPAGDALCFELVTLGPVSSSLSLGRSSSNALVINDATVSREHLALHGAPNGQWSVEAQPKASPVKLDGVLLQPGQPVVLVPGARLELGDVRLTFHDPEGFFLRLGQLAEQLTAQMNAAPARAG; this is encoded by the coding sequence ATGGCGCGTTCTCTTCTGCTTTCTCTTCTCGTCCGTCAGTCCATGGCCCTCAAGGAGCGGTTCCGGGCCCGCTACCCGCACCCGTGGCTGGTGTGGGAAGCCGGCGCATGGAACGTGCCGGAAACGGAGCAGCGCCAGAACGTCGCCGCCACGCAGTTCCCCGCGCCGGATCTGCGCGACTGCCTGCCCGCGGGAGACGCGCTCTGCTTCGAGCTGGTGACGCTGGGGCCGGTGTCCAGCAGCCTGTCGCTGGGCCGCTCCTCGAGCAACGCCCTCGTCATCAACGACGCGACCGTCTCGCGCGAGCACCTCGCGCTGCACGGCGCTCCGAACGGCCAGTGGTCCGTGGAGGCGCAGCCCAAGGCGAGCCCGGTGAAGCTGGACGGGGTGCTGCTGCAGCCGGGCCAGCCCGTGGTGCTCGTGCCGGGCGCGCGGCTGGAGCTGGGAGACGTGCGGCTCACCTTCCATGATCCGGAGGGCTTCTTCCTCCGCCTCGGCCAGCTCGCCGAGCAGCTCACCGCGCAGATGAACGCCGCCCCCGCACGGGCGGGCTGA
- a CDS encoding tetratricopeptide repeat protein — translation MQSLIRSRSERWRLAVALGVLLGLSPLGASWAAQISDEAKAQARVKFTEGTEAYDKGEFRQALKHFDGAYKLAPLPGFLFNVAQCHRQLGAFERAAFFYRRYLALSEKEPPNAPMVKELIAEMDTRAKAVALAKAGDKTRPKVEPAKGKDARGAPTQERASLKDAGRRALDIRTSRSMSAGEPLALPPEAVPGAPVPEVKEPLTRKWWVWAGAGAVAVLAGGIVYAVTAPDPRPTTLGTLPGR, via the coding sequence ATGCAATCATTGATCCGTTCGCGCAGTGAGCGCTGGCGGCTGGCCGTCGCGCTCGGGGTGCTGCTGGGGCTCTCGCCATTGGGAGCCTCCTGGGCGGCGCAGATCTCCGACGAGGCCAAGGCCCAGGCGCGGGTGAAGTTCACCGAGGGCACCGAGGCCTATGACAAGGGAGAGTTCCGCCAGGCGCTGAAGCACTTCGACGGGGCCTACAAGCTGGCGCCGCTGCCTGGCTTCCTCTTCAACGTGGCCCAGTGCCACCGCCAGCTCGGCGCCTTCGAGCGGGCGGCCTTCTTCTACCGGCGCTACCTGGCGCTGTCCGAGAAGGAGCCGCCCAACGCGCCGATGGTGAAGGAGCTGATCGCGGAGATGGACACCCGGGCGAAGGCCGTGGCCCTCGCGAAGGCGGGGGACAAGACGCGCCCCAAGGTGGAGCCCGCGAAGGGCAAGGACGCGCGCGGCGCGCCGACCCAGGAGCGCGCCTCGCTGAAGGATGCCGGGCGCCGGGCGCTGGACATCCGCACCTCGCGCTCCATGTCGGCGGGAGAGCCCCTGGCCCTGCCCCCGGAGGCGGTGCCCGGAGCGCCCGTTCCCGAGGTGAAGGAGCCGCTGACTCGAAAGTGGTGGGTGTGGGCAGGCGCGGGCGCGGTGGCGGTGCTGGCGGGAGGCATCGTCTACGCGGTCACCGCGCCGGATCCGCGCCCCACCACGCTGGGGACCCTGCCGGGGCGCTGA
- a CDS encoding serine/threonine-protein kinase: MGGDDLIAQTVLSSVASPGDAMRSDQEAQEGQVLGNYQLERLLGEGSMGRVFQARHIRLGRQVALKVLRPQHAHDSSFVRRFFQEARSVNQINHEHIVEIFDFAEEMEQGRVYCVMELLRGQSLAALLKEEKLSLERIQRIGVQVCAALGAAHKVGVVHRDVKPDNLFITHRGGQPDFVKVLDFGVAKILTSEGTNGTLDGTIIGTPTYMAPEQAAGLPVDHRADIYAVGNLLYEMLAGHPPFQAPAFGQLVVQIITQAPPPLPATLASGEPMPKALAQLVLRCLAKEPEGRPQQLSEVMTALLSLTAVAQPVPPMDPEEDVPTRNQRVKPDSLLRHPRLPLVVGSMALAMLAGAVTWSGLQRLLQPAEAPVAPVAAVVAPAPVTLTVRTMPEGARVIRADTGEALGVTPLVKEMARSDAAFGVRVELAGYAPLERQVRMDSNAMLEMPLVKAQSAPSPVAPKAPAPAKAPARKEVKRDAIIDPFAQ; the protein is encoded by the coding sequence ATGGGTGGCGACGACCTCATTGCACAGACCGTGCTTTCCAGCGTGGCCTCCCCAGGTGACGCGATGCGGAGCGATCAGGAGGCTCAGGAAGGGCAGGTCCTGGGCAACTACCAGCTCGAGCGGCTCCTGGGCGAAGGCTCCATGGGCCGGGTCTTCCAGGCACGCCACATCCGGCTGGGCCGGCAGGTGGCGCTCAAGGTGCTGCGCCCCCAGCACGCCCACGACAGCAGCTTCGTGCGCCGCTTCTTCCAGGAGGCGCGCTCGGTCAATCAGATCAACCACGAGCACATCGTGGAGATCTTCGATTTCGCCGAGGAGATGGAGCAGGGGCGCGTCTACTGCGTGATGGAGCTGTTGCGCGGCCAGAGCCTCGCCGCGCTGCTGAAGGAGGAGAAGCTCTCGCTGGAGCGCATCCAGCGCATCGGCGTGCAGGTGTGCGCGGCGCTCGGGGCGGCCCACAAGGTGGGCGTGGTGCATCGGGACGTGAAGCCCGACAACCTCTTCATCACCCACCGGGGTGGCCAGCCCGACTTCGTGAAGGTGCTCGACTTCGGGGTGGCGAAGATTCTCACCTCCGAGGGGACCAACGGCACGCTGGATGGCACCATCATCGGCACGCCCACGTACATGGCCCCGGAGCAGGCCGCGGGGCTGCCGGTGGACCACCGCGCCGACATCTACGCGGTGGGCAACCTGCTCTATGAGATGCTAGCGGGGCACCCGCCCTTCCAGGCGCCGGCCTTCGGGCAGCTGGTGGTGCAGATCATCACCCAGGCGCCGCCGCCGCTGCCGGCCACGCTGGCCTCGGGCGAGCCCATGCCGAAGGCGCTGGCGCAGCTGGTGTTGCGCTGCCTCGCCAAGGAGCCGGAAGGCCGGCCCCAGCAGCTCTCGGAGGTGATGACGGCGCTCCTGTCGCTGACGGCGGTGGCGCAGCCGGTGCCGCCCATGGACCCCGAGGAGGATGTGCCCACCCGCAACCAGCGGGTGAAGCCCGACTCGCTGCTGCGCCACCCGCGCCTGCCCCTGGTGGTGGGGAGCATGGCGCTGGCGATGCTGGCGGGGGCCGTCACCTGGAGTGGGCTGCAGCGGCTGCTCCAGCCGGCGGAGGCTCCCGTGGCACCGGTGGCCGCCGTGGTGGCGCCGGCTCCCGTCACCCTCACGGTGCGCACCATGCCGGAGGGCGCCCGGGTGATTCGCGCGGACACGGGCGAGGCGCTCGGTGTCACGCCGCTCGTCAAGGAGATGGCGCGCTCGGATGCCGCGTTCGGGGTGCGGGTGGAGCTGGCGGGCTATGCCCCGCTCGAGCGGCAGGTGCGGATGGACTCCAACGCCATGCTCGAAATGCCCCTGGTCAAGGCGCAGTCGGCGCCGTCGCCCGTGGCTCCCAAGGCCCCCGCGCCGGCGAAGGCTCCGGCGCGCAAGGAGGTGAAGCGCGATGCAATCATTGATCCGTTCGCGCAGTGA
- a CDS encoding MopE-related protein: protein MKALYLSLSLVLCCVVVGAAAGCSVNFPDELPYACEQDSDCGGKGYICSALPDTRKYCCLPQVGELCNQLDDDCDGSIDELDTEPCYDGAEATRNVGTCRTGRPACGQGNIVCVGQVLPTQEVCNGKDDDCDGSVDEDFDFQSGPNNCGRCDQVCSNIQDCVAGQCVRRRETTCDNNLDDDSDTLTDCADSDCNGLPAGPGAQCISGRKGEAECSNTLNDDGDFASDGTTPLTDCADSDCDGKSCGTGCICIGGTKGEGDCGNESAPNVGIDDDGDSAANCADSDCANKACGVGCRCLNNAKTEEACDDNADNDTDTRTDCADTDCANESCGVGCLCQSLAKVEVACSDGLDNDGDGLIDCQDPQCDTQICTTGGSGAVCRRRSCTEVICNDTLDNDGDGKSDCQDPDCEGVTYSNVSNNALVCTVANGPQELNCTDNRDNDGDTLIDCRNNGPGAEPNCLTGICGVGCQNNNTVGSACNVKVETLCDDNVDNDGDGQRDCADTDCNTKSCNFLGGCVCNGTTKKETICNDRIDNDGLEGADCSDQVDCPQSTVCQKTDGSAGTCNGNRQCI, encoded by the coding sequence ATGAAGGCGCTCTATCTCTCCTTGAGCCTGGTGCTGTGTTGCGTCGTCGTCGGCGCCGCGGCGGGCTGTTCCGTCAACTTCCCGGACGAGCTGCCCTACGCCTGCGAGCAGGACTCCGACTGCGGGGGCAAGGGCTACATCTGCTCGGCGCTGCCGGACACGCGCAAATACTGCTGCCTGCCGCAGGTGGGCGAGCTGTGCAACCAGCTCGATGATGACTGTGATGGGTCCATCGACGAGCTGGACACCGAGCCCTGCTACGACGGCGCGGAGGCGACGCGCAACGTGGGCACCTGCCGCACGGGCAGGCCCGCCTGCGGCCAGGGCAACATCGTCTGCGTCGGCCAGGTGCTGCCCACGCAGGAGGTCTGCAACGGCAAGGACGACGACTGCGACGGCTCGGTGGACGAGGACTTCGACTTCCAGTCGGGCCCCAACAACTGTGGCCGCTGCGACCAGGTGTGCTCGAACATCCAGGACTGCGTGGCCGGCCAGTGCGTGCGCCGCCGGGAGACGACGTGCGACAACAACCTGGATGATGACTCGGACACCTTGACGGACTGCGCGGACTCGGACTGCAACGGCCTGCCCGCGGGACCGGGCGCCCAGTGCATCAGCGGCAGGAAGGGCGAGGCCGAGTGCAGCAACACCCTGAATGACGATGGGGACTTCGCCTCTGATGGGACGACGCCCCTGACGGACTGCGCGGACTCGGACTGCGACGGCAAGTCGTGCGGCACGGGCTGCATCTGCATCGGCGGCACCAAGGGCGAGGGCGACTGCGGCAACGAGAGCGCGCCCAACGTGGGCATCGACGATGACGGAGACAGCGCCGCCAACTGCGCCGACAGCGACTGCGCCAACAAGGCGTGCGGGGTGGGGTGCCGCTGCCTGAACAACGCCAAGACGGAAGAGGCGTGCGACGACAACGCGGACAACGACACCGACACGAGGACGGACTGCGCCGACACCGACTGCGCCAACGAGTCCTGCGGCGTGGGCTGTCTGTGCCAGAGCCTGGCGAAGGTGGAGGTGGCGTGCTCGGACGGGCTGGACAACGACGGCGACGGCCTCATCGACTGTCAGGACCCTCAGTGCGACACGCAGATCTGCACCACCGGCGGCAGCGGCGCGGTGTGCAGGCGCCGCTCCTGCACCGAGGTCATCTGCAACGACACGCTCGACAATGACGGGGACGGCAAGTCCGACTGCCAGGACCCGGACTGCGAGGGCGTGACGTACTCCAACGTCAGCAACAACGCGCTGGTGTGTACGGTGGCCAATGGCCCGCAGGAACTCAACTGCACCGACAACCGGGACAACGACGGCGACACCCTCATCGACTGCCGCAACAACGGTCCGGGCGCCGAGCCCAACTGCCTCACCGGCATCTGCGGCGTGGGCTGCCAGAACAACAACACCGTGGGCAGCGCGTGCAACGTCAAGGTCGAGACGCTGTGCGACGACAACGTGGACAACGACGGTGACGGCCAGCGCGACTGCGCCGACACCGACTGCAACACCAAGTCGTGCAACTTCCTGGGCGGCTGTGTGTGCAACGGCACCACCAAGAAGGAGACCATCTGCAACGACCGCATCGACAACGACGGTCTGGAAGGGGCCGACTGCTCGGACCAGGTCGACTGCCCGCAGAGCACGGTCTGTCAGAAGACGGACGGAAGCGCCGGCACGTGCAACGGCAACCGGCAGTGCATTTGA
- a CDS encoding PEGA domain-containing protein — protein MNTRAVLSPGLLALTLLLAASTAQAQQDQGGMGLDLSGSDSQSESTDTQESAEQAGIGLDISGDVAKTELLPRVVLLGLDTPERAGAAQSGRWIKALYGALRTTVAQALPGASIKDARERLTEDYATALRCAEASCLSGPAETLDADLLVTSRLALEDDGWTFRLWTFDRDRNKVETDSVTGRNPRDAKFIKASADLLAQRVRGLARPRAVLKVNVNIPQAVVRLGERTLGVGSLETKVAPGQGNLIVEADEFTPFAKTVSLPPGQTTTVEVYLQAANQVSDGPSEMVAEAARKSSGPTIFGRPALYTAVVGILAVGAGMVVGQGAKKIASRAPDTDGNGIANITRQERLDAQNQANLSTALVAGGAAVAGGSVLWLALVPTRSAPPPAEAPAVAPAGGSGTGTRSSLQLFLGGNF, from the coding sequence GCCGTTCTCTCTCCCGGCCTGCTCGCGCTCACGTTGCTGCTGGCGGCTTCCACCGCCCAGGCCCAGCAGGACCAAGGAGGAATGGGGTTGGACCTGTCCGGCTCCGACTCCCAGTCCGAGTCCACCGACACGCAGGAGTCCGCGGAGCAGGCGGGCATCGGCCTGGACATCAGTGGCGATGTCGCCAAGACGGAGCTGCTGCCGCGCGTGGTGCTCCTGGGCCTGGACACGCCCGAGCGGGCGGGCGCGGCGCAGTCCGGCCGTTGGATCAAAGCGCTGTATGGCGCCCTGAGGACCACGGTGGCCCAGGCGCTGCCCGGCGCCTCCATCAAGGATGCGCGGGAGCGGCTGACGGAGGACTACGCGACGGCGCTGCGCTGCGCGGAGGCCTCGTGCCTGTCCGGGCCCGCCGAGACGCTGGACGCGGACCTGCTCGTCACCTCGCGCCTGGCGTTGGAGGACGACGGGTGGACGTTCCGGCTGTGGACGTTCGACCGGGACCGCAACAAGGTGGAGACGGACTCGGTGACGGGCCGCAACCCGCGTGACGCGAAGTTCATCAAGGCGAGCGCGGACCTGCTGGCGCAGCGGGTGCGGGGGCTGGCCCGGCCGCGGGCGGTGCTCAAGGTGAACGTCAACATTCCTCAGGCGGTGGTGCGCCTGGGCGAGCGGACCCTCGGCGTGGGCAGCCTCGAGACGAAGGTGGCGCCTGGCCAGGGCAACCTCATCGTCGAGGCGGACGAGTTCACCCCGTTCGCGAAGACGGTGTCGCTGCCGCCCGGGCAGACGACGACGGTGGAGGTATACCTCCAGGCCGCCAACCAGGTGTCCGACGGCCCCTCGGAGATGGTGGCGGAGGCGGCGCGCAAGTCCTCGGGGCCGACAATCTTCGGCCGGCCGGCGCTCTACACGGCGGTGGTGGGAATCCTCGCGGTGGGCGCGGGCATGGTGGTGGGGCAGGGGGCCAAGAAGATCGCCTCGCGCGCGCCGGACACGGACGGCAACGGCATCGCGAACATCACCCGCCAGGAGCGCCTCGACGCGCAGAACCAGGCCAATCTCTCCACGGCCCTGGTGGCCGGAGGCGCGGCGGTGGCGGGCGGCAGCGTGCTGTGGCTGGCGCTGGTGCCCACGCGCAGCGCGCCTCCTCCGGCGGAGGCCCCCGCGGTGGCTCCCGCTGGCGGTAGCGGAACCGGTACTCGCAGCTCGCTTCAACTCTTCCTCGGCGGGAACTTCTGA